In Candidatus Caldatribacterium sp., the following proteins share a genomic window:
- a CDS encoding ATP-dependent Clp protease ATP-binding subunit ClpX, which produces DLLKFGMIPEFIGRVPIICALDPLTEDDLVRILTEPRNSLVRQYQKLFEMEGVELIFTEGALRLIAREALAKGTGARGLRAIMERLMTDLMFEIPSRKDIKKVVINEAFVRGENFLFLKEAREEKLA; this is translated from the coding sequence AAGACCTTTTGAAGTTCGGCATGATTCCTGAATTCATCGGCAGAGTCCCGATTATCTGTGCCCTTGATCCTCTGACTGAAGATGACCTCGTGCGCATCCTCACCGAACCCAGAAATAGCCTCGTGCGGCAGTACCAGAAGCTCTTCGAGATGGAGGGTGTGGAGCTCATTTTCACCGAAGGAGCGCTGCGGCTCATAGCACGCGAGGCTCTTGCCAAGGGTACCGGGGCTCGGGGACTTCGAGCTATTATGGAACGGCTCATGACGGACCTTATGTTTGAAATTCCCTCTCGGAAGGATATTAAGAAAGTGGTTATTAATGAAGCTTTTGTTCGAGGGGAGAACTTCCTCTTCCTGAAGGAAGCACGCGAGGAGAAGCTGGCGTGA